The Bacteroidales bacterium genome has a segment encoding these proteins:
- a CDS encoding isoprenyl transferase — translation MDNKSIKEKLIKEKLPAHIAIIMDGNGRWAKEKGKPRIFGHKNGVVAVREVVEASAELGIKFLTLYAFSTENWKRPRIEIDALMSLLLNTINSELKTLIKNNVRLLVIGDLDKLPQKVKEKLLSTIKKTSNNNGLSLVLALSYSARWEITNAAKKIGNLLIDGKLNVEQITEDVFCKFLNTDKIPDPELLIRTSGEYRISNFLLWQLAYTELYFTNTLWPDFRKEDLYKAINNFQHRERRFGKTSEQIND, via the coding sequence ATGGACAATAAATCAATAAAAGAGAAACTAATAAAAGAAAAATTACCGGCTCATATTGCTATAATTATGGATGGTAATGGCAGATGGGCTAAAGAAAAAGGTAAACCACGTATTTTTGGACATAAAAATGGTGTTGTTGCTGTACGCGAAGTTGTTGAAGCTTCCGCTGAATTAGGTATTAAGTTTTTAACATTATATGCTTTTTCAACAGAAAACTGGAAAAGACCAAGAATAGAAATTGATGCTTTAATGTCATTATTACTTAATACAATTAATTCTGAATTAAAAACACTAATTAAAAATAATGTTCGTTTATTAGTAATTGGTGATTTAGACAAACTACCACAAAAAGTAAAAGAAAAATTATTAAGTACTATAAAAAAAACAAGTAATAACAATGGGCTATCCTTAGTGTTGGCATTAAGTTATAGTGCAAGATGGGAAATAACAAATGCAGCAAAAAAAATAGGAAATTTATTAATTGATGGTAAACTAAATGTTGAACAAATTACCGAAGATGTTTTTTGTAAATTTTTAAACACAGATAAAATACCTGATCCTGAATTGCTTATAAGAACAAGTGGTGAATATAGGATTAGTAATTTTCTGTTATGGCAACTTGCATATACTGAATTATATTTTACAAATACACTTTGGCCCGATTTTCGTAAAGAAGATCTTTACAAAGCAATTAATAATTTTCAACATCGAGAAAGAAGATTTGGAAAAACTAGTGAACAAATCAATGATTAA